Genomic DNA from Dioscorea cayenensis subsp. rotundata cultivar TDr96_F1 chromosome 1, TDr96_F1_v2_PseudoChromosome.rev07_lg8_w22 25.fasta, whole genome shotgun sequence:
AAGTGATGCTAATGCTATCAATTTGCAGATATTTTAAAGGGCCGTCAATGCGGCTTGTctggaaaagaaaatagatgCATAGGGAAAGATTTTTCCCTATTTAAGGTGATACTTTTCTCACTTCTCTGAGTTTGTTTGTGAGATTCTTATATTTATTGTGAGaatatttttctctttaatgTTCTTCATGTAGGCATCTTCCGAAGGGATTTCCAAATCTTTTGCAAGAACAAATATGAATGGGAGTATTCCAATGGCTAGGATGAGCTTGTCCCATAGTTTCTCAAGGTTTGTGTAGACTTCTGCTGCAACTTAAGTTATCATGTTTCAGTTCAAAGCACATAATCTTTGATTGTTGTGTTATAATCAGCTTGCAAACAACATTAAGGAGAGGATTTTCAAGCATCTCAGGTAAAATACTTGTTTGATAATCACAAATGATGTATCAATAGTTCATAGATAATGGTATTCTTCATTTTTGTCTGTGATTGGTTTGTAATGCTAAATGCAAACATTagcttttgttttctctttttagGTTGACCAGTATGATATCTTCAGAAATGACTGATCATCCAAATATATTACAGTGTAGCTCTCCAATGTTGTGCTGTTCCATCTGTTACCTTGTTCACTTACTAGAGTAAATTTAAAATgtcaattgaaaagaaaataaaagagaattgatttttatacaattcctctttttttttaaaatctctttCTCCAAGAAAAGCTTGCTGtatcatatatatcatatagCTACAAATTGGATTTATTTGTTCTTTAATCAAATTATATCTTTCTGAAGAATGCTCTCTGATTAGTAATTGTATCTAGCATCAAATATTTATCCATCCTCCAGAGCCTCGTTTCCTTTTGAGTTCAATCCAAAGCCATAGGAAAACTCAATTTTCTGTTACTTCTATCATGAACTGAAGCAATAGTATCTGCATACATTCTTACTTGAATCTCTCTTGTCCATTGCTTGTGCTTCTACTTGAATAATCATAACTGTTCTCTGAATTAGTCATGTATCTATTTCCTGCTGCAATGtagtaggtttttgatttatttattttctaacttCCTGCATAAGTATTAGACACACAGACACATGCACATGCACGCACATCTGTGCCTTTATATACGCATGCATGTGTATACATATTACTAATATGCGTATACTCACCTTTCCATGTACTGACAAATTATTGTCTTTTAAGTGCAAAGACATGCTATCAGAAATTAGATGATTATTTGTAGTATGATTAGAATATTCAACTTGTCTGTCGGCACTAGACCCTGAAAATCCCCTCTGATTTGGATTACCTATGCTTGATTTTCAGTTTGCGTCCCATATATCGCTTAAATTAGTTAGTTTTTCTTCAAAGCATGACGAAGACATAGTTTAGGTTGGTCTGAAATTTTATTCAGTtatttagatgcttttgcttcctttctttgAATAATACTGCTATTGGTATtcatttcctttgttttttaataagtttttgATTCTTACTATATTAACTCGTTATTCTCCTATCAAGAAGAGTTGATAGACGTGATTATTATTTAACCTGATATATTTTGTCATTATAACAGAGCTCCCTCCTCATCAAGAAATTGGGATGCCTTCACTCTCTCCAACCATGACAGAGGTAGGAAATGCTATTTGGCTTAAATAACTTTGGTCAGCATTTATTAGTGTTATATTTGTTTAACTTGCATACTATTATATGCAATTAGGGAAACATTGCACGGTGGCTTAAGAAGGAAGGCGATAAAGTTTCCCCTGGTGAAGTACTTTGTGAAGTTGAAACTGTATGACCTTGTCATCCATTTttgtaaagattaaaaaagaaagtTTCTTTTGAAGCATGAATTCTCCTGATTTTGCTCATTGGCACTTCTGAGGCTATCATCATGTGTTGTTCAGGATAAAGCAACTGTGGAGATGGAATGTATGGAAGAAGGCTATATCGCTAAGATAATACATGGTGATGGGGCTAAAGATATAAAAGTCGGTGAGGTATGTCCCACTTTGGTTTTGCTTTTCTTTCTAAAATGTATCATGTTGTTGGTGTGACTGGTAGGTAGTAAAGGTATCTTAGTGTCTGTATAATTGTAAGCTTTCTCAATGATTTGTGATATTATGCTTATAATGACTCTTTTAAaggatgtgtgtgtgtgtgtttttttaagggtctgtttgatttgcacaaagGTTCAGCACAAGAGTACAACACATCACAAGTGCTTGTAGTACAACACAAGTATTTGTCCTGTGCCATGTTTGATATTCAAAGGAcaacacaaattaatataacacaattaaatataaaattactataatacccTTTATATATTCCTATAGTATTGTGGAATAAGAAAattaaccaaaattttttttttaattacttggcacaaatatatttttaaaattttaaatatattaactaataattatttatgaaaaatatattataaattttgttaacatttcttatcttattaaaaaaactaattatcttgatatttttaactataattcacaagattaaataagtttattataattagagaTAAGAAGAATCTTAAcataataatcattttttatttaataaataaatttaaaaaattggcaTAGAAGAAGACCGGTAGATCTTGAAAGATACCcggaaaccctagaattctCAAAGAGAATAGAAAGTAAAAAGGGGAAAGGCaagagaagaggagagagaTTTGAAAAGGAAAGTACCGCGGCGGAGGGAAGGCCGGGAGAAGGAGGTTCACGGCCGTGGATTAGATCGGATAGAACGTTGAATGACAACTGTAAATTTTTGGATGGAATGcgtttttagttaattattgtaatttttggatttaaagtGGGGTAAAATTGACTTTTGTTGTGCTGTCCCATAACTAAAACTTGTACCGTGGTTTTGGTGggacaattttttttccaacttgtGCTGTACTCAAACACGTTGTTGTGCTATACCCTAAACATATTTGCAAATCAAACAAGAGACAGAGAGTTTGTGCTGTCCTATCCCTCATTTTTTTGCTTATCAAATGGACCCTAAGTGTGTCTACTTTAGTTGGTGAGGGTGCTGAAAAATTTTCAGGCTGAGTATTTGGATTGAATTTCATAAACTCAGCAAACTCATCAtctaaaagaaatttttgtGAATATGTATATGCAAGTGTTATATCAAAATTATATGGTTGAGAAATCCTCTTGAATATAGTCAATCACCTCCTTCAAGTTCCAACTGTATTGGAGGGCTAAAGTTAAAGACCAAGATAGCATGAACTAAGCATGAGAATTTCATAGGCTCAAGATAAAACTCGATGTAAAatctaatgaaattaaaattcagAGTGCTGAAATGAAGCTGAGTGGAATCAGAAATTTAGAATTTCTTTTAATTCTCACTGCATAATTTGTATATTAACTAGTATTACTAAATTTTAGATAGTGATTCTTAAGCTTTGTcgtatttttatcattttctgttgtttttttgtctttgatggtttttgttttttttgccTCGCTTCATCTGTATCCTTCACCTGTAGTGATGTCAAGTACGTCTAGTGCAGAGGGTTGACTTATTGTTCTTTTTGAACTTCACGATTTGCCATTCTAACACAAATAATGGAGGCTATCTCCCAATATTAGCATATATTTCTTTTGGACGTCTACTATAGCTTATGACTGTTGTTGCCTGGAAGCCTATTCAAACTATGTCTTGTATGCAAATACTGCACAAATTGAAgtaatttcttgttttcttcaaattttgcaaatccagattatatgttttttcttcttaaaaaacTTCTtgccattttgttttgttggttaAAATTGTTGCTCCACTATGCTCCTAACAGCTTTAGTGatgttaaagtttttttaattgatattatcTCCTTTAAAGGTGCTCCCTACAGCTTTGTTTATCTCATCCCTTACCAGATAATTTGTATAACTGTGGAAGAAGAAGGTGACATTGAGAAGTTTAAAGACTATAAAACTTCTGCAAAACCTGCTGAAACTACAGCACCATCTGAGCCAAGCTCACCGAAACAAGAGGTACCAGAGCCTGCTAAAGCCCCTGAGCCAAAACCAACAGTCTCAAAAACTGAAGAAGTTCCTCATGGGGATGATCGTATTTTCTCTAGTCCTCTTGCAAGAAAATTGGCTGAAGAAAACAATGTAAGCCGTTAAGTTATTAATCTAATGGTGAAATTCTGTTTCAGTGGTgattgcttttttatttttattcaagacaatttattttttttgtccaaCACAAATCAGGTTCCTCTCTCAAACATAAAAGGAACTGGTCCTGATGGCCGCATCTTGAAGGCTGATATTGAGGACTActtaggtatttttttttaattgtctcaGACCACTGAAATCTTAGATAAAATTTTCTGGAATGGGGATGCAATTGTTTATTTCTATGTGTCTTGTGTTtggattaatttaaataagtgATGCTAAATATTTCAAGTTTGGGAATGAAAACTGCATGCCTTTTAGATAAGTTTGATCACATCATACATACAGATCTAAAGAGTGATATCATAGTATCTGCTTCTTCTGGTGTACGATTAGTAATAGCTTTAGAACCAAATTTTTTGTATCGCAAGGAATATGTAGGCTTCTTAACATTCTACCATCAGTCAACtgcttaatatttttaaattatccgTTAGATTTTTCTGTTCCAACTACACAAGCAAGAGTGGATGGTTTGAAGTGTATCTTAATTGTTTTGCACTGTTCACATGAACTTCTTAGCAAATCAAATGACTTGTTCTTGCATTTGCATTTAGTCCATAATGGCCATATTCTTCTGCAATTATTACGCAAAGCTCTGCAATCTAGCACCCCACATGAAATTGTTCTTGCTCCTTCACATGAAGTTCTTCATGCTGTTACTTTTGACTCTTTTGCATGTATTGCCGCATACTTCTCTTATGCATCTCTCCTTGATTTAGCATCAAGTGCGAAGGGTGTACCTACACAGAAGAAGGATAAAACAGGAGCTCCAGTATCAGACTATTCAGATATCCCAATTTCCCAGATAAGAAAGGTAACTGTCAACTTTGATTTAATTGTACCACTGACTGTGTTATTGTCtgcatcaattttttattttttgtgtttgatgATCCGTTCTTGCAGATCACGGCTTCACGATTGCTGCTTTCCAAACAGACTATTCCTCATTACTATTTAACTGTAGACACCCAAGTGGATAAACTCATGAAGTGAGTgtccataatttttattaagatttGATGATATATAAAAGTTGTTTAAtgttggataaaaaaatcatcatgttCGGTGACACAGGTTACGCAGTGAACTTAACTCTATGCAGGAGTCCTCTGGTGGAAAAAGGATTTCTGTGAATGACCTAGTTATTAAGGTTAGTTTTCTATCAGTTAACATTCTTGTTGCTATTATCCAGCAGTTACTGCTTCATGCGCAGGTTTTAATGGCTATTTTAAGGATTGTAAATAAATTTGCACACTTAATACCCTCCTCATACTACACTTGTTTAGCTGGTTAGCACAACTGGACTTGCATATTGTTCTGAACcataatcaaatataaaaaaaattgtcacatGGCTTGAATTGATTTCCTTGTACATTTTTAAATGTTGGATAACCGGTATCtttgttaaatattaaataaaattttctttgttggACAGAACTTAAAATTTATGTAGTAACTTACGcattgtttaaaataatatatttaatgtagATCAAAGCCTTAAATAGTGCAtgtaaatgtataaatattacatattttaatgaattagaAAAATAGGAAGGCAAGAAAataattagtaattatttttgCCTTTGCTTAATGCTTTTATTAACACATTTATAATAGTTTTGATTTCATTCTAGAAG
This window encodes:
- the LOC120260884 gene encoding dihydrolipoyllysine-residue acetyltransferase component 2 of pyruvate dehydrogenase complex, mitochondrial-like, whose amino-acid sequence is MSSASRIIRHSRKFCNGQSVLSSEASVLGRYFSTNGSSYAGKGNDILKGRQCGLSGKENRCIGKDFSLFKASSEGISKSFARTNMNGSIPMARMSLSHSFSSLQTTLRRGFSSISELPPHQEIGMPSLSPTMTEGNIARWLKKEGDKVSPGEVLCEVETDKATVEMECMEEGYIAKIIHGDGAKDIKVGEIICITVEEEGDIEKFKDYKTSAKPAETTAPSEPSSPKQEVPEPAKAPEPKPTVSKTEEVPHGDDRIFSSPLARKLAEENNVPLSNIKGTGPDGRILKADIEDYLASSAKGVPTQKKDKTGAPVSDYSDIPISQIRKITASRLLLSKQTIPHYYLTVDTQVDKLMKLRSELNSMQESSGGKRISVNDLVIKAVALALRKVPQCNSSWMNDFIRQHHNINVNVAVQTDHGLFVPVVRDADKKGLSTIAEEVKHLAQKAKDNSLKPEDYEGGTFTVSNLGGPFGIKQFCAIINPPQSGILAVGSAEKRVIPGAGPDQYEFGSFMSVTLSCDHSVIDGAIGAEWLKAFKGYIENPHSMLL